The Oncorhynchus kisutch isolate 150728-3 unplaced genomic scaffold, Okis_V2 Okis07a-Okis12b_hom, whole genome shotgun sequence genome includes a region encoding these proteins:
- the mtmr7b gene encoding myotubularin-related protein 7b isoform X2, giving the protein MMEHIRTPKVENVRLIDRTAPRKAMVGTLYLSATHTIFVENNPETRRETWVLHSMVASVERPPTTPSGSHLVVHTKNFQVVQLLIPQERDAMDVQASLARLSRPEKYSELYCLSINPNANKEEREESWSFLDLQADYRRMGVPNNLWVSTPANSEYRVCDTYPSELFVPKSATPPVIVGSSKFRSRGRLPVLTYFHQDTLAAICRCSQPLSGFSARSQEDEQMLEAIMKSNPGSDYIYVVDTRPKLNAMANRAAGKGYENEDHYANIKLQFIGIENIHVMRNSQQKISDVGELKTPSMGDFLWGLESSGWLKHIKAVLDAGVFIAKAVAEEGISVVVHCSDGWDRTAQACSVASVLLEPYYRTMKGLMLLIERDWVSFGHKFSHRYNHLEGDPKEVSPVIDQFLECVWQLSEQFPCAFEFNERFLVQLHRHVYSCQYGNFLGNSQKERRDMGLRERTHSLWPQLWKDRAQYANPLYRADHTQTQGMLRPNTTPYCFKMWKGMYNRMEKSSPPRQTPTDLLTAVREETQQLEEELTNHQEVAPGGTAQPGTKQEDCNPDKSGSN; this is encoded by the exons GTGCTCCACAGCATGGTGGCCAGTGTGGAGCGGCCGCCAACCACCCCTTCAGGAAGCCACCTGGTTGTCCACACTAAGAACTTCCAGGTGGTTCAGCTGCTCATCCCCCAGGAGAGGGACGCCATGGATGTCCAGGCCTCGCTGGCACGCCTCTCTCGCCCAG AGAAATATAGCGAGCTCTACTGCTTGTCCATCAATCCCAACGCTaacaaggaggagagggaggagtccTGGAGTTTCCTAGACCTGCAGGCGGACTACAGACGCATGGGCGTGCCCAACAACCTCTGGGTCAGCACGCCAGCCAACAGCGAGTACAGG GTGTGTGATACGTACCCATCAGAGCTGTTTGTGCCAAAGTCGGCCACACCTCCAGTCATCGTGGGGAGCTCTAAGTTCCGGAGCCGAGGGCGTTTACCTGTCCTGACGTACTTCCACCAGGATACCCTA GCTGCTATCTGCCGCTGTAGTCAGCCCCTGTCCGGCTTCAGCGCTCGCTCCCAGGAGGATGAACAAATGCTGGAGGCCATCATGAAGTCCAATCCGGGCAGCGACTACATCTACGTGGTGGACACCAGGCcaaag TTGAATGCGATGGCCAACCGGGCGGCTGGAAAAGGCTATGAGAACGAGGACCACTATGCCAACATCAAACTGCAGTTCATCGGCATCGAGAACATCCACGTGATGAGGAACAGCCAGCAGAAGATCAGTGACG TGGGTGAGCTCAAGACTCCCTCCATGGGCGACTTCCTGTGGGGGCTGGAGAGCTCCGGTTGGCTGAAGCACATCAAAGCCGTGCTGGACGCAGGCGTCTTCATCGCCAAG gcGGTTGCGGAGGAGGGTATCAGTGTGGTGGTCCACTGTTCGGACGGTTGGGACAGGACGGCCCAGGCCTGCTCTGTAGCCAGTGTTCTCCTGGAGCCTTACTACAGGACTATGAAGGGACTCATG CTGCTAATCGAGAGGGACTGGGTGTCGTTCGGTCACAAGTTTTCACACAG GTACAACCATCTGGAAGGTGATCCTAAGGAGGTGTCCCCGGTGATAGACCAGTTCCTGGAGTGTGTGtggcagctgtcagagcagttcccCTGTGCCTTTGAGTTCAACGAGCGCTTCCTGGTTCAGCTGCACAGACACGTCTACTCCTGCCAGTACGGCAACTTCCTGGGCAACAgccagaaggagaggagggacatggG GTTGCGTGAGAGGACTCACTCCCTGTGGCCCCAGCTGTGGAAGGACAGGGCACAGTACGCCAACCCCTTGTACAGGGCTGACCACACCCAGACTCAGGGGATGCTACGGCCAAACACCACCCCCTACTGCTTCAA GATGTGGAAGGGCATGTATAACCGTATGGAGAAGAGCTCTCCCCCACGCCAGACGCCCACCGACTTACTGACAGCCGTCAGGGAGGAGACTCAGCAGCTGGAGGAGGAGCTGACCAATCACCAGGAGGTAGCACCGGGAGGGACGGCCCAACCGGGCACCAAACAAG AGGATTGCAATCCTGACAAAAGCGGATCAAACTAA
- the mtmr7b gene encoding myotubularin-related protein 7b isoform X1 — translation MMEHIRTPKVENVRLIDRTAPRKAMVGTLYLSATHTIFVENNPETRRETWVLHSMVASVERPPTTPSGSHLVVHTKNFQVVQLLIPQERDAMDVQASLARLSRPEKYSELYCLSINPNANKEEREESWSFLDLQADYRRMGVPNNLWVSTPANSEYRVCDTYPSELFVPKSATPPVIVGSSKFRSRGRLPVLTYFHQDTLAAICRCSQPLSGFSARSQEDEQMLEAIMKSNPGSDYIYVVDTRPKLNAMANRAAGKGYENEDHYANIKLQFIGIENIHVMRNSQQKISDVGELKTPSMGDFLWGLESSGWLKHIKAVLDAGVFIAKAVAEEGISVVVHCSDGWDRTAQACSVASVLLEPYYRTMKGLMLLIERDWVSFGHKFSHRYNHLEGDPKEVSPVIDQFLECVWQLSEQFPCAFEFNERFLVQLHRHVYSCQYGNFLGNSQKERRDMGLRERTHSLWPQLWKDRAQYANPLYRADHTQTQGMLRPNTTPYCFKMWKGMYNRMEKSSPPRQTPTDLLTAVREETQQLEEELTNHQERIAILTKADQTKGNAGQRKINKVCDKECRPGGLAPPTGDGPFTSPPQGYSPSQGGPPGSAMTLPLGPPKGPGPDSDDLSSACSDMESGVADLSSHSSSGDDNKDPDEAVYCTA, via the exons GTGCTCCACAGCATGGTGGCCAGTGTGGAGCGGCCGCCAACCACCCCTTCAGGAAGCCACCTGGTTGTCCACACTAAGAACTTCCAGGTGGTTCAGCTGCTCATCCCCCAGGAGAGGGACGCCATGGATGTCCAGGCCTCGCTGGCACGCCTCTCTCGCCCAG AGAAATATAGCGAGCTCTACTGCTTGTCCATCAATCCCAACGCTaacaaggaggagagggaggagtccTGGAGTTTCCTAGACCTGCAGGCGGACTACAGACGCATGGGCGTGCCCAACAACCTCTGGGTCAGCACGCCAGCCAACAGCGAGTACAGG GTGTGTGATACGTACCCATCAGAGCTGTTTGTGCCAAAGTCGGCCACACCTCCAGTCATCGTGGGGAGCTCTAAGTTCCGGAGCCGAGGGCGTTTACCTGTCCTGACGTACTTCCACCAGGATACCCTA GCTGCTATCTGCCGCTGTAGTCAGCCCCTGTCCGGCTTCAGCGCTCGCTCCCAGGAGGATGAACAAATGCTGGAGGCCATCATGAAGTCCAATCCGGGCAGCGACTACATCTACGTGGTGGACACCAGGCcaaag TTGAATGCGATGGCCAACCGGGCGGCTGGAAAAGGCTATGAGAACGAGGACCACTATGCCAACATCAAACTGCAGTTCATCGGCATCGAGAACATCCACGTGATGAGGAACAGCCAGCAGAAGATCAGTGACG TGGGTGAGCTCAAGACTCCCTCCATGGGCGACTTCCTGTGGGGGCTGGAGAGCTCCGGTTGGCTGAAGCACATCAAAGCCGTGCTGGACGCAGGCGTCTTCATCGCCAAG gcGGTTGCGGAGGAGGGTATCAGTGTGGTGGTCCACTGTTCGGACGGTTGGGACAGGACGGCCCAGGCCTGCTCTGTAGCCAGTGTTCTCCTGGAGCCTTACTACAGGACTATGAAGGGACTCATG CTGCTAATCGAGAGGGACTGGGTGTCGTTCGGTCACAAGTTTTCACACAG GTACAACCATCTGGAAGGTGATCCTAAGGAGGTGTCCCCGGTGATAGACCAGTTCCTGGAGTGTGTGtggcagctgtcagagcagttcccCTGTGCCTTTGAGTTCAACGAGCGCTTCCTGGTTCAGCTGCACAGACACGTCTACTCCTGCCAGTACGGCAACTTCCTGGGCAACAgccagaaggagaggagggacatggG GTTGCGTGAGAGGACTCACTCCCTGTGGCCCCAGCTGTGGAAGGACAGGGCACAGTACGCCAACCCCTTGTACAGGGCTGACCACACCCAGACTCAGGGGATGCTACGGCCAAACACCACCCCCTACTGCTTCAA GATGTGGAAGGGCATGTATAACCGTATGGAGAAGAGCTCTCCCCCACGCCAGACGCCCACCGACTTACTGACAGCCGTCAGGGAGGAGACTCAGCAGCTGGAGGAGGAGCTGACCAATCACCAGGAG AGGATTGCAATCCTGACAAAAGCGGATCAAACTAAGGGTAATGCGGGTCAGAGGAAGATCAACAAAGTGTGTGACAAAGAATGCAGGCCAGGCGGACTGGCTCCTCCCACTGGAGATGGCCCCTTCACTAGCCCCCCTCAGGGCTATTCTCCCTCCCAGGGGGGGCCCCCGGGCTCGGCTATGACCCTGCCCTTGGGGCCCCCCAAGGGTCCTGGCCCTGACTCCGACGACCTCTCCTCGGCTTGCAGCGACATGGAATCGGGCGTGGCCGACCTCAGCAGCCACTCCTCCAGCGGCGACGACAACAAGGACCCCGACGAGGCCGTCTACTGCACGGCCTGA